Below is a window of Undibacterium sp. YM2 DNA.
ATTCTGGGGCAGGATTGGCAAGTGCCGGAAAGTATGTTTTGCCACGTCGCCGGTAAGGTAAATGGGCGAAGTCCATGGATAAGGCTGCTCCTGTCTCTATCACATGACAGTTGGTGGATAATCTCGAAAACTCAGTGTAGTAGTGGTGGCTGGATTTGACGGCAATCACGCTGGCTTCGTGCAATGGCACACCCAGGCCAGTGAAGGCTGTGGGCGACAGTGTTTGTTGCCGCCGACTGATGAGCACGATATCCACCGCACCGCAGCGCACCCAGGCGGCCCGCCCTAGCGGGTCGGTCAGGGTGCCGATTTGCTGGCTATGCTGCAAGCTGAGGCCGAGCACGGTCAGCTTGAGCTGCAGCGGCGTGCCAGAGGCAGGGCTGACCTTGCCACCTATGGCCAGCTCAATGACAGCGCCTACGCCTGCCTGGTGGCAGGCATCAACTGCAGCCGGGTCCCATAACATGCCAAAAGCACAGCGTAGTGTTGGCCGGTGCAATAATTCGGCGAGCAGGCCGGTATGGTCGCAGGGTGCACCACCGCCCGGGTTGTCTCCGGCATCAGCCAGAATTACCGGGAACGGACCGGCAGGTGAGGGATCAAGCACTTGCGCAGCGCTTTCCAGGTGTGGCAACAGTTCATGGCGAGCCCGGTATAAGGCTCGTGCCAGTTCCTGCGCAGCGTATGCAGCAGCAATGCGGTCGCGATCTGCCACCACGAGCACCTTGGTGCCGGCATCCGGCACATCGCCCCAGGGAAATCCGTGGACATAACTTGCGGACAGTATGCCTG
It encodes the following:
- a CDS encoding M81 family metallopeptidase, which encodes MNIFTSALFTETNTFSAFPTTLQSFEELGIVRGPVADDALGSVGPVLQQWRRLANENGDTVHEGLYAIAQPAGIVEAEAYQKLRSDILAALELAMPVGMVLLLLHGAMVADGVDDCEGDLIAAVRARTGPDCIIGVELDPHCHMSPAMINEADVIILMREYPHIDYRERAVELFELCRAAATGATSPVMEVVDCAMVGFYPTTAQPMRSLVDALAEAERQPGILSASYVHGFPWGDVPDAGTKVLVVADRDRIAAAYAAQELARALYRARHELLPHLESAAQVLDPSPAGPFPVILADAGDNPGGGAPCDHTGLLAELLHRPTLRCAFGMLWDPAAVDACHQAGVGAVIELAIGGKVSPASGTPLQLKLTVLGLSLQHSQQIGTLTDPLGRAAWVRCGAVDIVLISRRQQTLSPTAFTGLGVPLHEASVIAVKSSHHYYTEFSRLSTNCHVIETGAALSMDFAHLPYRRRGKTYFPALANPAPELT